In Brachypodium distachyon strain Bd21 chromosome 2, Brachypodium_distachyon_v3.0, whole genome shotgun sequence, one genomic interval encodes:
- the LOC100829579 gene encoding protein root UVB sensitive 6 gives MAPTVGLKRSGTTQTIAVPPPPQDARFAVREAVRSTIATPPPAEAPGAPARVAPAPALEGFLCLEEVDGRRWKYVVDEAPGKGKGGRGGSAVPLGASVRAVPLQSPLPPAEEIMAFVRSYVVPEGFPDSVTPSYVPYMTWRALKHFFGGAMGVFTTRTLLSSVGVSQSKVTPGAIAINWILKDGAGRVGKMLFARQGKKFDNDLKQLRFSSDLLLEIGAGIELATAAFPQFFLPMACVANVVKNVAAVTSTSTRTPIYKAYARGENIGDVTAKGESVGNIADLLGTGLSIYITKRNPSLVTSFALLSCGYLMSSYQEVRSVVLNTLNRARFTVAVDSFIKTGYVPSLKEGNSQETLFIHPWRHEPVAIGSRFGEAFQEPVSFVATRPLFEDERYMVTYNPTKDKVYALLKDQAKPDDVLKAAFHAHVLLHFINASHARKRMNTNRSDHYANLHPRNMDFLAHIAESCKLVSASYGTFKKKAREQGWIMSESLLNPGKARLCVRGLQ, from the exons ATGGCGCCGACGGTGGGGCTGAAGCGGTCCGGCACGACGCAGACGATcgcggtgccgccgccgccgcaggacGCGCGGTTCGCGGTGCGCGAGGCCGTGCGGTCCACGatcgcgacgccgccgcccgccgaggCGCCGGGTGCTCCCGCGAGGGTGGCCCCTGCGCCCGCACTGGAGGGGTTCCTGTGCCTGGAGGAGGTGGACGGGAGGCGGTGGAAATACGTGGTGGATGAAGCCCCGGGGAAAGGGAAGGGGGGCAGGGGCGGGTCTGCCGTCCCATTGGGGGCCTCCGTCAGGGCCGTGCCGCTCcagtcgccgctgccgcccgccgAG GAAATAATGGCATTCGTAAGATCATACGTTGTGCCTGAAGGGTTTCCGGATAGTGTTACTCCTTCATACGTCCCATACATGACCTGGAGAGCACTGAAG CATTTCTTTGGTGGAGCAATGGGGGTGTTTACAACAAGAACCTTGCTGAGCTCCGTTGGAGTCTCTCAAAGCAAGGTAACCCCAGGTGCCATTGCAATCAACTGGATCCTCAAG GATGGAGCTGGGCGTGTTGGAAAAATGCTTTTTGCACGACAAGGAAAGAAGTTCGACAATGATCTAAAACAG CTCCGCTTTTCTAGCGATCTCTTGCTGGAGATAGGAGCTGGGATAGAGTTAGCTACTGCAGCCTTTCCTCAGTTCTTCTTGCCTATGGCTTGCGTAGCAAATGTTGTAAAG AATGTCGCTGCTGTTACGTCAACCTCAACCCGGACTCCAATCTACAAGGCCTATGCAAGAGGAGAAAATATTGGAGATGTGACCGCTAAAGGCGAATCTGTTGGGAATATTGCAGATCTG CTGGGCACTGGTTTGAGCATCTATATCACAAAGCGGAACCCATCATTGGTTACTTCATTTGCCCTCCTGTCATGTGGATATCTCATGAGTTCATATCAAGAG GTGAGGTCCGTTGTGCTGAATACCCTAAACAGGGCAAGATTTACCGTTGCAGTGGATTCCTTTATTAAGACAG GGTATGTCCCCTCATTGAAGGAAGGGAACTCACAGGAGACACTATTTATTCATCCTTGGCGGCATGAGCCAGTCGCAATAG GATCGCGATTTGGAGAAGCATTTCAAGAACCTGTTTCATTTGTTGCCACAAGACCTTTGTTTGAG GATGAGAGATACATGGTAACATATAACCCAACGAAGGATAAAGTATATGCTTTGCTCAAGGACCAAGCAAAGCCAGATGATGTTCTCAAAGCTGCTTTCCAT GCTCATGTGTTGCTGCATTTTATTAATGCATCACACGCACGTAAGCGGATGAACACCAACCGGTCGGATCACTACGCGAACCTGCATCCACGAAACATGGATTTTCTGGCACACATTGCAGAATCTTGCAAACTTGTGTCTGCCTCTTATGGAACTTTCAAGAAGAAAGCAAGAGAACAG GGCTGGATAATGTCAGAATCGCTGCTTAACCCTGGGAAGGCTCGCTTATGTGTCAGAGGACTCCAatga
- the LOC100829889 gene encoding 2-C-methyl-D-erythritol 4-phosphate cytidylyltransferase, chloroplastic produces MELRLCLRLHARLPSAPKRSRLPSPAMVLLPASGRLRIGWSCGDAPRRIPNSAIFAVRADGAQGDAVKERSVSVILLSGGQGKRMGANMPKQYIPLLGTPIALHSLRTFCRMKEVKEVIVVCDPSYRNVFEDSIENLQIPIKFACPGKERQDSVFNGLQEIDRDSELVCVHDSARPLVSSKDVKKVLEDAAVHGAAVLGVPVKATIKEASSDSFVVKTLDRKTLWEMQTPQVMEPNLLKDGFDLVKRDGLEVTDDVSIVEYLKHPVYITEGSYTNIKVTTPDDLLLAERLMNEE; encoded by the exons atggagctccgcctctgcctccgcctccacgcGCGGCTCCCTTCCGCCCCGAAACGCTCGCGTCTTCCTTCCCCCGCGATGGTACTGCTGCCCGCGTCTGGCCGCCTTCGGATTG GTTGGAGCTGCGGGGATGCTCCGCGGCGGATTCCGAATTCGGCCATCTTCGCCGTCAGAGCGGACGGCGCGCAG GGTGATGCTGTGAAGGAGAGGAGCGTCTCGGTGATCCTCTTGTCCGGAGGGCAAGGGAAGAGAATGGgg GCCAATATGCCTAAGCAGTATATACCATTACTGGGAACACCAATTGCTCTCCACAG TTTAAGGACATTCTGTCGAATGAAGGAAGTGAAAGAAGTTATAGTGGTGTGTGATCCATCCTACAGAAATGTATTTGAAG ATTCTATTGAGAACTTGCAAATACCTATTAAGTTTGCATGCCCGGGAAAAGAGAGACAAGACTCTGTTTTTAATGGACTTCAG GAAATTGATAGAGATTCAGAACTTGTTTGTGTCCATGATTCAGCAAGGCCCTTGGTTTCCTCTAAAGATGTCAAAAAG GTCTTAGAAGATGCTGCAGTTCATGGAGCAGCTGTTCTTGGTGTGCCTGTCAAAGCTACTATAAAGGAG GCAAGCAGCGATTCTTTTGTCGTAAAAACCCTTGATAGGAAGACCCTCTGGGAAATGCAAACCCCACAG GTGATGGAGCCCAATTTACTCAAAGATGGTTTTGATCTTGTTAAAAG GGATGGCCTTGAAGTCACAGACGATGTTTCAATTGTAGAGTACTTGAAACATCCCGTTTATATAACTGAGGGCTCTTATACAAATATTAAG GTGACAACTCCTGATGACTTGCTCCTAGCCGAGCGCTTGATGAATGAGGAATAG
- the LOC100830192 gene encoding uncharacterized protein LOC100830192 — protein sequence MAGALLRTALFSPRLPAQLPSRASLPQLRFLSVSFSASAAPNSSHGPSGDGGKGEDDGKGGSPYDDYLGMSDDELMGQCDMGTFKSSGPGGQHRNKRESAVRLRHHPTGIVAQAVEDRSQHKNRSSALSRLRTLIALKVRRPINLEDYTPPVELLQILPLKSTIRAKDVGNQIGPNNPKFSPGMQALLDLLFAVEGSVSEAAKILGLSTGALSRLILSDDSLRAAANELRASKGLKPLR from the exons ATGGCAGGAGCGCTCCTCCGAACAGCTCTTTTCTCCCCACGCCTTCCCGCGCAGCTCCCCAGCCGTGCCTCCCTTCCCCAGCTCCGCTTCCTCTCCGTCTccttctccgcctccgctGCGCCCAATAGCTCGCATGGCCCCAGTGGTGACGGCGGCAAGGGGGAGGATGATGGCAAGGGCGGGTCTCCCTACGACGACTACCTGGGGATGAGCGACGACGAGCTCATGGGCCAGTGCGACATGGGCACGTTCAAGTCGTCGGGCCCCGGCGGCCAGCACCGCAACAAGCGTGAGTCCGCCGTCCGGCTCCGCCACCACCCCACCGGCATCGTCGCCCAG GCTGTGGAGGATAGGTCACAGCATAAGAATCGATCATCTGCTTTATCTCGGCTTCGGACCTTGATTGCTCTTAAAG TTAGGAGGCCGATAAACCTAGAGGACTACACTCCTCCGGTTGAGCTTCTTCAGATATTGCCCCTGAAGTCTACCATTCGAGCAAAGGATGTTGGTAAccaaattggcccaaataaCCCAAAATTTTCTCCA GGAATGCAAGCTTTATTAGATCTTCTATTTGCTGTTGAAGGTTCTGTATCAGAGGCAGCAAAAATACTAGG GCTAAGCACTGGTGCCCTGTCAAGGTTAATTTTATCAGATGATTCTCTGCGAGCGGCTGCAAACGAACTACGAGCCTCCAAG GGACTGAAGCCACTAAGATGA
- the LOC100830499 gene encoding PHD finger protein ALFIN-LIKE 6 isoform X1 — translation MEGAGGGAAYPSRTAEEVFRDLRGRRAGMIKALTEEVEKFYKLCDPEKENLCLYGYPNETWEVTLPAEEVPPEIPEPALGINFARDGMNGKDWLALVAVHSDSWLLAVAFYFGARFGFDRETRRRLFNMVNNLPTIYEVVTGVAKKQAKEKTPNSSSKSNKPTSKVQSRVEPRSSSKAKVSAPKDEEDSGDEDGDEVEEEHDNTLCGTCGTNDGKDEFWICCDNCEKWYHGKCVKITPARAEHIKHYRCPECTNGNSNKRLKP, via the exons ATGGAAggcgccggaggcggagcggcTTACCCCTCCCGCACGGCGGAGGAGGTCTTCCGCGacctccgcggccgccgcgccggcatGATCAAGGCCCTCACCGAAG AGGTGGAGAAGTTTTACAAGCTCTGCGACCCTG AAAAGGAGAACTTGTGCCTTTACGGATATCCTAATGAGACATGGGAGGTGACCTTGCCAGCTGAGGAAGTACCCCCAGAGATCCCTGAACCAGCACTAGGAATCAACTTTGCTAGGGATGGAATGAATGGGAAGGATTGGTTAGCGCTAGTTGCAGTTCACAGTGATTCCTGGTTACTGGCAGTTGCATTCTACTTTGGAGCCCGCTTTGGGTTTGACAGAGAAACTAG GAGGCGACTCTTTAACATGGTAAACAACTTACCCACTATATATGAGGTAGTGACAGGAGTTGCCAAGAAACAGGCGAAGGAGAAGACTCCCAACAGTAGTAGCAAGAGCAACAAGCCTACTTCAAAAGTT CAGTCGAGAGTCGAGCCCCGCTCTAGTTCAAAGGCTAAGGTGTCAGCCCCCAAGGATGAAGAAGACAGTGGTGATGAGGACGGAGATGAAGTGGAAGAGGAGCATGACAacactctatgtggaacttgTGGAACCAATGATGGCAAGGACGAGTTTTGGATCTGCTGTGACAACTGTGAGAAGTGGTATCACGGGAAGTGCGTCAAGATCACGCCCGCACGTGCGGAGCATATCAAGCACTACAGGTGCCCTGAGTGCACCAACGGCAACAGCAACAAGAGGCTCAAGCCATGA
- the LOC100830499 gene encoding PHD finger protein ALFIN-LIKE 6 isoform X2, with the protein MEGAGGGAAYPSRTAEEVFRDLRGRRAGMIKALTEEVEKFYKLCDPEKENLCLYGYPNETWEVTLPAEEVPPEIPEPALGINFARDGMNGKDWLALVAVHSDSWLLAVAFYFGARFGFDRETRRRLFNMVNNLPTIYEVVTGVAKKQAKEKTPNSSSKSNKPTSKVSRVEPRSSSKAKVSAPKDEEDSGDEDGDEVEEEHDNTLCGTCGTNDGKDEFWICCDNCEKWYHGKCVKITPARAEHIKHYRCPECTNGNSNKRLKP; encoded by the exons ATGGAAggcgccggaggcggagcggcTTACCCCTCCCGCACGGCGGAGGAGGTCTTCCGCGacctccgcggccgccgcgccggcatGATCAAGGCCCTCACCGAAG AGGTGGAGAAGTTTTACAAGCTCTGCGACCCTG AAAAGGAGAACTTGTGCCTTTACGGATATCCTAATGAGACATGGGAGGTGACCTTGCCAGCTGAGGAAGTACCCCCAGAGATCCCTGAACCAGCACTAGGAATCAACTTTGCTAGGGATGGAATGAATGGGAAGGATTGGTTAGCGCTAGTTGCAGTTCACAGTGATTCCTGGTTACTGGCAGTTGCATTCTACTTTGGAGCCCGCTTTGGGTTTGACAGAGAAACTAG GAGGCGACTCTTTAACATGGTAAACAACTTACCCACTATATATGAGGTAGTGACAGGAGTTGCCAAGAAACAGGCGAAGGAGAAGACTCCCAACAGTAGTAGCAAGAGCAACAAGCCTACTTCAAAAGTT TCGAGAGTCGAGCCCCGCTCTAGTTCAAAGGCTAAGGTGTCAGCCCCCAAGGATGAAGAAGACAGTGGTGATGAGGACGGAGATGAAGTGGAAGAGGAGCATGACAacactctatgtggaacttgTGGAACCAATGATGGCAAGGACGAGTTTTGGATCTGCTGTGACAACTGTGAGAAGTGGTATCACGGGAAGTGCGTCAAGATCACGCCCGCACGTGCGGAGCATATCAAGCACTACAGGTGCCCTGAGTGCACCAACGGCAACAGCAACAAGAGGCTCAAGCCATGA